The Neobacillus sp. PS3-34 genome has a window encoding:
- the panD gene encoding aspartate 1-decarboxylase, which produces MFRTMMNGKIHRAQVTEANLNYVGSITIDENLLDAVGMLPNEKVQIVNNNNGARLETYIIPGERGSGVVCLNGAAARLVQPGDTVIIISYVMVAEENVRDHKPKVAIMGENNQISELLHAEPAHTIM; this is translated from the coding sequence ATGTTTCGCACCATGATGAACGGCAAAATACATCGTGCCCAAGTGACAGAAGCGAATTTAAACTATGTAGGAAGCATTACGATAGATGAAAATCTTTTGGATGCGGTTGGTATGCTACCTAATGAAAAAGTGCAAATTGTTAATAATAATAATGGAGCACGACTTGAAACCTATATCATCCCTGGTGAAAGAGGAAGCGGTGTTGTCTGCTTGAATGGCGCTGCAGCCCGTCTTGTTCAGCCTGGGGATACGGTAATTATCATTTCCTATGTTATGGTTGCAGAAGAAAATGTGCGGGACCATAAGCCAAAGGTAGCGATAATGGGTGAAAATAACCAGATCAGTGAGCTTCTTCACGCAGAACCAGCCCATACCATTATGTAA
- a CDS encoding nucleotide pyrophosphohydrolase: MQELQNEVHTYISQFKEGYFSPLAMLARMTEEIGELAREVNHYYGEKPKKTNEADRTIEEELGDLLFVIICFANSLNIDLEEAHDYVMNKFNTRDKDRWTKIDPGNME; this comes from the coding sequence ATGCAGGAGCTTCAGAACGAGGTTCATACATATATAAGTCAATTTAAGGAGGGCTATTTTAGTCCGCTGGCAATGCTGGCTAGAATGACAGAAGAAATTGGCGAGCTTGCCAGAGAAGTCAATCATTATTATGGGGAAAAGCCGAAAAAAACGAATGAGGCTGATAGAACGATTGAGGAAGAATTGGGCGATTTACTTTTTGTCATTATTTGTTTTGCCAATTCACTTAATATAGACCTGGAAGAGGCACATGACTATGTCATGAATAAATTTAATACGCGCGATAAAGACCGCTGGACAAAAATTGATCCTGGAAATATGGAGTGA
- a CDS encoding YitT family protein: protein MIFGLRLKNIFFIIVGAAILSFGLVNFNMQNHLAEGGFTGITLLLFFMFKWDPSYTNLILNIPLFFVGWKLLGRKSFLYTIIGTVGVSLFLWIFQRYPIDMPLYEDLTLAALFAGVSIGIGLGIIFRFGGTTGGVDIIARLVHKYAGWSMGRTMFLFDACVIALSLLTYLTYREAMYTLVAVFVGARVIDFMQEGAYSARGAMIISDQNNEISRKIMAEMDRGVTVLRGYGSFTKNEREVLYCVVGKNEIVRLKGIITSVDPHAFVSVSVVHDVLGEGFTLDENKKPIEH, encoded by the coding sequence ATGATATTTGGCCTTAGACTTAAAAATATTTTTTTTATTATTGTCGGAGCCGCAATTCTTTCATTTGGACTCGTCAACTTCAACATGCAAAATCATTTAGCAGAAGGCGGCTTTACCGGGATTACCCTTTTGCTGTTTTTTATGTTCAAATGGGATCCATCTTATACAAACTTAATCTTGAACATTCCTCTCTTTTTTGTAGGCTGGAAACTGTTAGGGAGGAAATCATTTCTTTATACCATCATTGGCACAGTAGGTGTTTCTTTATTTTTATGGATCTTTCAGCGCTATCCAATTGATATGCCTCTTTACGAAGATTTGACTCTGGCAGCACTGTTTGCTGGTGTTTCCATAGGCATCGGATTAGGGATAATCTTCCGGTTTGGAGGAACAACTGGCGGAGTAGACATCATAGCGAGGCTTGTCCATAAGTATGCCGGATGGAGCATGGGACGGACGATGTTTTTATTTGATGCATGTGTCATTGCGCTTTCTCTGCTAACTTATCTGACCTACCGGGAGGCTATGTATACCCTTGTAGCTGTTTTTGTTGGGGCCAGAGTGATTGATTTTATGCAGGAAGGGGCTTATTCAGCAAGAGGAGCAATGATTATTTCTGACCAAAATAACGAAATTTCACGAAAGATAATGGCCGAAATGGATCGTGGAGTTACCGTTTTAAGAGGATATGGATCATTTACCAAAAATGAACGGGAAGTTCTTTATTGCGTTGTTGGCAAAAATGAAATTGTCCGCTTGAAGGGTATCATTACCTCTGTTGATCCACATGCGTTCGTATCAGTGAGTGTCGTGCATGACGTTCTTGGAGAAGGCTTTACACTGGATGAAAACAAAAAACCGATAGAGCATTAA
- a CDS encoding DUF1405 domain-containing protein, with protein sequence MNWVYPLLANRSILWLLLVVNIAGTIYGYYWYGWQLEDTPAKFLAFVPDSPTASLFFVFVLLAFLLKKNWGLMESLAIITLFKYGIWAVVMNLLVYFVNGELDGVGYMLMASHFAMAVQGLLYAPFYRIKWWHFVVAAIWTLHNDVIDYVFFMLPRYHDLALYTPQIGYFTFWLSIISLSIAYYLCMRPNRFKLDIKS encoded by the coding sequence TTGAATTGGGTCTATCCGTTATTGGCAAATAGAAGTATATTATGGCTTTTGCTCGTTGTGAATATCGCAGGGACGATTTATGGGTATTACTGGTATGGCTGGCAGCTTGAGGATACACCGGCAAAATTCCTTGCGTTTGTACCTGACAGCCCAACTGCAAGCTTATTTTTTGTATTTGTACTGCTTGCTTTCTTACTGAAAAAAAATTGGGGGCTAATGGAGAGTCTTGCTATTATTACACTATTTAAATATGGTATATGGGCTGTCGTGATGAATTTACTCGTATATTTCGTAAATGGTGAATTGGATGGAGTCGGATATATGCTTATGGCCTCCCATTTTGCCATGGCTGTGCAGGGCCTTCTATATGCACCTTTTTACAGGATAAAGTGGTGGCACTTTGTTGTTGCTGCTATATGGACACTGCATAACGATGTAATTGATTATGTTTTCTTTATGCTGCCCCGCTATCACGATTTAGCATTGTATACTCCCCAAATTGGCTATTTCACATTTTGGCTGTCTATCATTTCCTTAAGCATTGCTTACTATCTATGTATGCGGCCTAATCGATTCAAACTGGATATAAAATCATAA
- the qcrB gene encoding menaquinol-cytochrome c reductase cytochrome b subunit translates to MLNKIYDWVDERLDITPLWRDIADHEVPEHVNPAHHFSAFVYCFGGLTFFVTVIQILSGMFLSMYYVPDIKNAWQSVYYLQNQVAFGQIVRGMHHWGASLVLVMMFLHTLRVFFQGAYKKPRELNWVVGVLIFFVMLGLGFTGYLLPWDMKALFATKVGLQIAEATPFIGSYVKVLLAGHEHIVGAQTLTRFFAIHVFFLPGVLLGLMGAHFLMIRKQGISGPL, encoded by the coding sequence TTGTTAAACAAAATTTACGATTGGGTAGATGAGCGTTTGGATATTACGCCTTTGTGGCGCGATATCGCAGACCATGAAGTGCCTGAGCACGTAAACCCTGCGCATCACTTTTCTGCGTTTGTTTACTGCTTTGGAGGTCTGACGTTCTTTGTTACAGTAATTCAGATACTTTCTGGTATGTTCTTATCAATGTACTATGTACCGGATATTAAAAATGCATGGCAATCCGTATACTACCTACAAAACCAGGTAGCTTTCGGACAAATCGTGCGCGGCATGCACCACTGGGGTGCAAGCTTAGTATTAGTAATGATGTTTTTACATACATTACGCGTATTTTTCCAGGGCGCGTATAAAAAGCCACGTGAGCTTAACTGGGTAGTCGGAGTATTAATTTTCTTCGTTATGCTTGGACTTGGATTCACAGGTTATTTATTGCCTTGGGATATGAAAGCGTTATTTGCGACAAAAGTAGGTCTTCAAATCGCTGAAGCGACACCGTTTATTGGTTCCTATGTGAAAGTATTGCTTGCAGGGCATGAGCATATCGTCGGTGCCCAGACACTGACCCGTTTCTTTGCGATCCATGTATTCTTCCTGCCAGGAGTATTGCTCGGCCTTATGGGAGCTCACTTCTTAATGATTCGTAAACAAGGTATTTCAGGACCACTATAA
- a CDS encoding tetratricopeptide repeat protein, translating into MDRVERILELLENGQHKDAIKEYNNVFKNGTAEEKFLLGEELFQFGFIEEAKALIEDMLKVFPEEGELLALLGEILIEAGKEEEALLVLDRINERDACFPQALLLMADLYQVQGLYEVSERKLSKAKEVLPHEVIIDFALGELYSEQGEITKAIEAYQKVLKEESEIAGVSINQRIGDILSVSGAFEDALPYYKKALEDKLEINTLFGYAFTALQAGYYRTAIEKFNELKELDPEYHSIYLQLAKAYEFEEELENSLETIKLGIKQDEFSNELFFYGGKIALKLGRNEEAEQFLREAIALDPGYTEAVLTLNKIFLQLEKFEDVIDLIKEIDIQEDEEPQLLWDAALAYHRIEEFSQALNKYESAYTFFKNNETFLQDYGYFLLEEGKNALAAEIFKQLLKNDPTNEEFIELVGRLTEM; encoded by the coding sequence GAATTCTTGAACTATTAGAAAACGGTCAACATAAAGACGCTATAAAAGAATATAATAATGTATTCAAAAATGGCACTGCAGAAGAAAAGTTTCTGCTTGGAGAGGAATTATTTCAATTTGGCTTTATTGAAGAAGCAAAGGCATTAATTGAAGATATGCTTAAGGTTTTTCCGGAAGAGGGTGAGTTGCTCGCTTTACTGGGAGAAATCCTGATTGAAGCAGGCAAAGAAGAAGAGGCCTTGCTCGTCCTTGACAGAATTAATGAAAGGGATGCCTGCTTTCCACAGGCACTTCTATTGATGGCAGATTTATACCAGGTTCAGGGGCTTTATGAAGTAAGTGAACGAAAGCTTTCAAAGGCAAAAGAAGTACTGCCGCATGAAGTCATCATTGATTTTGCCCTTGGCGAACTTTATAGTGAACAGGGAGAAATAACAAAGGCTATAGAGGCCTATCAAAAGGTTCTCAAGGAAGAAAGTGAAATTGCAGGCGTAAGCATAAACCAGAGAATAGGAGATATCCTGAGCGTCTCTGGTGCTTTTGAGGATGCCCTCCCGTATTATAAAAAAGCGCTCGAGGATAAACTGGAAATCAATACACTTTTTGGCTATGCGTTTACGGCTTTACAGGCTGGTTATTATAGGACAGCAATCGAAAAATTTAATGAATTAAAAGAATTAGATCCGGAGTATCATTCCATTTATCTTCAATTAGCAAAAGCGTATGAATTTGAAGAAGAGCTTGAGAACAGTCTTGAAACAATTAAACTTGGGATTAAGCAGGATGAGTTTAGTAATGAATTATTTTTCTATGGTGGCAAGATTGCGTTAAAGCTTGGAAGGAATGAGGAGGCTGAACAGTTCCTGCGGGAAGCAATTGCCCTAGACCCTGGCTATACGGAAGCTGTTCTGACGTTAAATAAAATCTTCCTTCAGCTGGAAAAATTTGAAGATGTAATTGATTTGATAAAGGAAATAGATATCCAGGAAGATGAAGAACCACAGCTTTTATGGGATGCTGCCCTGGCATATCACAGAATTGAAGAATTTTCACAGGCATTAAACAAATATGAGAGTGCATATACTTTTTTTAAGAATAATGAAACTTTTCTTCAAGATTACGGATATTTTTTATTAGAGGAAGGAAAAAACGCACTAGCCGCCGAAATTTTTAAACAGCTCCTTAAAAATGATCCAACAAATGAGGAGTTCATTGAATTAGTCGGCCGACTGACTGAAATGTAG
- a CDS encoding ReoY family proteolytic degradation factor, translating into MATPVSVNEKKDFIRWFLNHYQLKRRECVWILNYLMSHDQLMEKVHFVEQAQYCPKGLIMSTHCVDKVPFRFYKENVMTTDAEKSFHDIRLNREEEIYIQLNFNASNKMHQYAAVLEENPFVPKHLQVNEKDVEIAEQFLNSSIERFQREKLLSMIDEALDKQDKERFRLLTEQLNSMNSHVENGSLL; encoded by the coding sequence ATGGCAACCCCTGTTTCTGTCAACGAGAAGAAGGATTTTATTCGCTGGTTTTTAAACCATTATCAGTTAAAAAGAAGAGAATGTGTTTGGATTTTAAATTATTTGATGAGTCACGACCAATTAATGGAGAAGGTACATTTTGTTGAACAAGCGCAGTATTGTCCAAAAGGGCTGATCATGTCCACTCATTGCGTTGATAAAGTTCCCTTCCGTTTTTACAAAGAAAATGTGATGACAACAGATGCCGAGAAATCCTTTCACGATATCAGGCTAAACCGAGAAGAAGAAATCTACATTCAGTTGAATTTCAATGCTTCAAATAAGATGCATCAGTACGCGGCAGTCCTTGAGGAGAATCCATTTGTACCAAAGCATCTTCAAGTGAATGAAAAAGACGTTGAAATAGCCGAACAGTTTTTAAACAGCAGCATTGAAAGGTTTCAGCGTGAAAAACTATTGAGTATGATAGATGAGGCACTTGATAAACAAGACAAAGAGAGGTTTCGTTTATTAACGGAGCAATTAAATAGTATGAATAGCCATGTGGAAAATGGGAGCTTGCTGTAG
- a CDS encoding CCA tRNA nucleotidyltransferase has translation MIKSFIEAAPVLERLIHAGYEAYFVGGSVRDYLLDKPISDVDIATSATPSEIKAVFSKTVDIGIEHGTILVLYKNNSYEITTFRSEAEYEDFRRPKEVKFIRSLKEDLQRRDFTMNAIAMDREGLIIDPFGGKKSIVEKSIQTVGQADDRFREDALRMMRAVRFVSQLSFTIEEDTFQALIKNRQLLEKIATERKRAEFEKLLTGQDRRKALKLLLNAGIYKYLPAMEMHEMSLSRLFQVNCDFLTLNEMWALILYCLEHKDKKSAESFLREWKLPVKQIKDIQSIHYYFTERFNSTWHKYDLYLAGKETILSSQRVFEAVAGKEEPSLKEHFSRMYDKLPIKNRADLAVTGSELMSWFNRDGGPWVKEAMESIERAVLEEKVRNSTAEIKEWLLNCSQS, from the coding sequence ATGATTAAATCGTTTATAGAAGCCGCCCCAGTACTGGAAAGATTAATACATGCAGGCTATGAGGCTTATTTTGTGGGTGGGTCCGTTAGGGATTATCTCCTTGATAAGCCAATTAGCGATGTGGATATTGCCACTTCTGCGACCCCCTCAGAAATAAAAGCGGTTTTTTCTAAAACGGTTGATATCGGAATTGAACATGGGACCATTCTCGTTTTATATAAAAATAATTCTTACGAAATTACTACCTTCCGTTCAGAAGCGGAGTATGAAGATTTTCGCAGACCCAAAGAGGTTAAATTTATTCGCTCGCTCAAAGAGGATTTACAGCGAAGAGACTTTACGATGAACGCTATTGCAATGGACAGAGAAGGGTTGATAATCGATCCCTTTGGTGGGAAAAAGTCTATAGTTGAAAAGTCAATTCAAACTGTCGGGCAGGCAGATGATCGATTCAGGGAGGATGCCCTGAGAATGATGCGTGCAGTCCGTTTTGTCAGCCAGCTTTCTTTTACTATTGAAGAGGATACCTTTCAGGCATTAATAAAGAACAGACAGCTGCTTGAAAAAATTGCCACTGAACGTAAACGAGCTGAATTTGAAAAGCTTCTCACTGGTCAGGATCGCCGCAAGGCATTGAAATTGTTGCTGAATGCGGGGATTTATAAGTATCTGCCAGCGATGGAGATGCACGAAATGAGTCTGTCGAGGCTTTTCCAAGTAAATTGTGATTTTCTAACATTAAACGAAATGTGGGCCTTAATATTATATTGTTTGGAACATAAGGACAAAAAATCTGCAGAATCATTCTTAAGAGAATGGAAACTTCCAGTAAAACAAATTAAAGATATTCAAAGTATTCACTATTATTTTACGGAGAGATTTAACAGCACCTGGCATAAATATGACCTCTATTTAGCAGGAAAGGAAACTATTTTATCTTCCCAACGGGTATTTGAAGCTGTTGCAGGAAAAGAAGAGCCTTCCTTAAAAGAGCACTTCTCCAGGATGTATGATAAGCTCCCTATAAAAAATCGTGCTGATCTGGCTGTAACGGGCAGTGAATTAATGAGCTGGTTCAATCGGGATGGTGGGCCGTGGGTAAAAGAAGCAATGGAATCAATAGAGCGGGCTGTGCTGGAAGAGAAGGTTAGGAATAGTACGGCTGAAATAAAGGAGTGGCTTTTAAATTGCAGTCAGAGTTAA
- a CDS encoding YpiF family protein, which translates to MKWVPQDIEMYMKSKEYVDTAVISLYPISFGDEMKQSASMFEFLSLLTNQLERQFTGRLVLLPPFTYLKEGTLEQSIVKLSEWESSLKESGFKHIFYLTSDSDWKSHESSLGGSVIWMPSIPLENMEDSQKISIVSSQVKQLLNLFTQKWRENE; encoded by the coding sequence ATGAAATGGGTTCCACAGGATATAGAGATGTATATGAAATCGAAGGAATACGTTGATACAGCAGTCATTTCCTTGTATCCGATATCTTTCGGCGATGAAATGAAGCAGTCAGCATCGATGTTTGAATTTTTGTCCTTACTGACAAATCAACTTGAGCGCCAATTTACCGGCAGGCTGGTACTCCTGCCGCCTTTTACATATTTGAAGGAAGGAACACTTGAACAATCGATTGTTAAGCTTTCAGAATGGGAAAGCAGCCTGAAAGAAAGCGGCTTTAAGCACATTTTTTATTTGACTTCAGATAGTGATTGGAAGAGCCACGAATCCTCCCTTGGAGGGTCTGTCATATGGATGCCCTCCATCCCTCTTGAAAATATGGAGGATTCCCAAAAGATTTCGATAGTTAGCAGCCAGGTTAAGCAGTTATTAAACTTATTTACTCAAAAATGGCGTGAAAATGAGTAA
- the panB gene encoding 3-methyl-2-oxobutanoate hydroxymethyltransferase gives MKQTTDFLKMKQKNEKIVMLTAYDYPSAIQAEQGGVDFILVGDSLGMVVLGYDSTVPVTVDDMIHHAKAVKRGAKETFIVVDMPFLSYHLSIRDTLQNAGRIIQETGAHAVKLEGADEVIDHISALTRAGIPVVAHLGLTPQSVGVLGGYKVQGKEAAAALKLLEDAKKCQDAGAFALVLECVPKQLAAEITSNLDIPVIGIGAGMDVDGQVLVYHDILTYGVGRVPKFVKQYAFLNESISEAIQAYVSEVRNVQFPEEQHSFTMKEEELKGLYGGKE, from the coding sequence ATGAAGCAAACTACTGATTTTTTGAAAATGAAACAAAAGAATGAAAAGATCGTAATGTTAACAGCTTATGATTACCCTTCTGCCATCCAGGCAGAACAAGGCGGAGTCGACTTCATTTTGGTGGGTGATTCTCTGGGAATGGTCGTTTTGGGCTATGATTCAACTGTCCCTGTGACTGTTGATGATATGATCCATCATGCAAAAGCTGTTAAGCGCGGTGCGAAGGAAACTTTTATTGTAGTAGACATGCCTTTCCTTAGCTACCATTTATCAATCAGGGATACACTACAAAATGCGGGACGCATTATACAAGAAACAGGAGCCCATGCTGTAAAGCTCGAAGGTGCCGATGAGGTGATTGACCATATTTCCGCTCTTACAAGGGCAGGTATTCCTGTTGTTGCACATTTAGGCTTAACCCCACAGTCGGTTGGTGTTTTGGGCGGCTATAAAGTACAGGGAAAGGAAGCAGCAGCTGCTCTGAAACTGCTGGAAGACGCAAAAAAATGCCAGGATGCCGGTGCTTTTGCACTTGTACTTGAATGTGTACCAAAACAGCTTGCTGCAGAAATCACTTCGAATCTGGATATTCCTGTCATAGGAATTGGGGCAGGAATGGATGTTGACGGGCAAGTGCTTGTTTATCATGATATTTTGACATACGGAGTTGGCCGGGTTCCAAAATTTGTTAAACAGTATGCTTTTTTAAACGAATCAATTTCCGAAGCAATTCAAGCCTATGTGTCGGAAGTGAGAAATGTACAGTTCCCTGAAGAACAGCATTCCTTCACTATGAAAGAGGAAGAGCTAAAAGGGTTATACGGAGGCAAGGAATGA
- the mgsA gene encoding methylglyoxal synthase yields MNIALIAHDKKKNDLVQFATAYKALFSEHTLYATGTTGLRISEATGLTIHRFQSGPLGGDQQIGAMIAKNDMDAVFFFRDPLTAQPHEPDVSALMRLCDVYAIPLATNMGTAEVLIKGIEQGLVEWRNLRKESKGDSNAEERI; encoded by the coding sequence ATGAATATTGCCTTAATCGCCCATGATAAAAAGAAAAATGACCTTGTTCAATTTGCAACCGCATATAAAGCTTTATTTTCGGAGCATACACTTTATGCTACTGGAACAACAGGGCTTCGAATCAGTGAAGCAACAGGCCTGACAATCCATCGTTTTCAATCGGGGCCGCTTGGAGGGGATCAGCAAATTGGTGCCATGATCGCTAAGAATGATATGGATGCCGTTTTCTTTTTCCGTGACCCTTTAACCGCGCAACCGCATGAACCGGATGTGTCAGCGTTAATGAGGCTATGTGATGTCTATGCCATTCCACTCGCAACGAATATGGGGACGGCTGAAGTGCTCATAAAAGGTATAGAACAAGGGCTTGTGGAGTGGAGGAACCTAAGAAAAGAAAGTAAGGGGGATTCAAATGCTGAAGAGCGGATTTGA
- the ypjB gene encoding sporulation protein YpjB produces MKVKWILLISVIILLLAPLNASATQPSPLEKLDEISDEALQMVKSQRYEDAKTILNYFSNQFFYVTGKDRPLSIDELRIITVSHDEAMEAAASPDMNYQDRMNKVTKFRLAVDALATRHQPLWIEMKKQIMPAFNKAKIAAFNNDSIAFHNSFNRFLSLYDIVYPSMKIDIPAEHIQRLDARIDVIEHFIPERLAEPASRQELETAEMDLQSIFDEMDEDQADPSLWWVIISTGSIITMTLSYVGWRKYIGEKQARKNRSREQKD; encoded by the coding sequence ATGAAGGTAAAATGGATCCTATTAATATCAGTCATCATTTTGCTGTTGGCACCTTTGAATGCATCTGCAACACAGCCGTCACCTTTAGAAAAACTGGATGAAATTTCGGATGAAGCCTTACAAATGGTGAAATCCCAAAGATATGAGGATGCAAAAACAATTCTTAACTATTTTTCTAATCAATTTTTTTATGTAACCGGAAAAGACAGGCCTTTATCAATAGATGAATTAAGAATTATTACAGTTTCTCATGATGAGGCGATGGAGGCTGCCGCCAGCCCTGATATGAATTACCAAGATAGAATGAATAAGGTGACTAAATTTAGGCTAGCTGTGGACGCGCTGGCGACCAGGCATCAGCCGCTTTGGATAGAAATGAAAAAACAGATCATGCCAGCTTTTAATAAAGCGAAGATTGCAGCTTTTAATAACGACTCAATCGCCTTCCATAACAGCTTTAATCGATTTTTATCTTTATATGATATTGTGTATCCCAGTATGAAAATAGATATTCCAGCAGAACATATACAAAGATTGGATGCAAGAATTGATGTGATTGAACATTTTATTCCTGAGAGGCTTGCTGAACCTGCAAGCAGACAGGAACTTGAAACAGCGGAAATGGATTTGCAGAGCATTTTTGATGAAATGGATGAAGATCAAGCGGATCCTTCTTTGTGGTGGGTAATTATTTCAACTGGAAGCATAATAACCATGACATTATCGTATGTAGGCTGGAGAAAATATATAGGTGAAAAGCAAGCCCGTAAGAACCGTTCAAGAGAGCAAAAAGATTGA
- a CDS encoding ubiquinol-cytochrome c reductase iron-sulfur subunit, with amino-acid sequence MSKHRVSRRQFLSYTLTGVGGFMAAGMLMPMVRFAVDPVLKAEEAGNFTPTKQKVDELTNEPVRVDFTFKQKDAWYESDVTSTAWVYKDDKGKIVALSPVCKHLGCTVGWNTSKEHPEQFFCPCHYGRYEKDGTNIPGTPPLAPLDVYPFKEKDGYLYLGQAKPRKEA; translated from the coding sequence ATGAGTAAGCATCGAGTTTCAAGACGCCAATTTTTGAGCTATACATTGACTGGTGTAGGCGGTTTCATGGCAGCTGGTATGTTAATGCCAATGGTACGTTTCGCAGTTGATCCTGTTTTAAAGGCTGAAGAAGCTGGCAATTTTACACCGACTAAGCAAAAAGTAGATGAATTAACGAATGAACCTGTTCGCGTGGACTTCACATTCAAGCAAAAAGATGCATGGTATGAGTCTGACGTAACGAGCACGGCGTGGGTTTATAAGGATGACAAAGGAAAAATCGTTGCCCTATCGCCTGTTTGTAAGCATCTAGGCTGTACAGTTGGCTGGAATACAAGTAAGGAGCATCCAGAACAATTCTTCTGCCCTTGCCACTATGGCCGCTATGAGAAAGACGGCACAAATATTCCAGGTACACCACCACTGGCACCACTTGATGTATATCCATTCAAAGAAAAAGACGGCTACCTGTATTTAGGCCAAGCTAAACCACGGAAGGAGGCGTAA
- a CDS encoding zinc metallopeptidase, which produces MYLIYFAFIILVPLWAQMRVKGAFAKYSKVASSYHRSGAEVARAILNANGLFQVGIEQGRGFLSDHYDPRTKTVRLSPNIYHGQSIASAAVAAHEVGHAIQDANGYAFLRFRHALVPVANIGSNFSWILIMIGFIAHMSGMILLGIIFMAAAVVFQVITLPVEFNASSRAMDQVVSLGLISGSEEKQTRKVLNAAALTYVAAAAVAVLELIRLILIYTGMSRND; this is translated from the coding sequence ATGTATCTTATTTATTTTGCATTTATCATTCTTGTTCCACTTTGGGCACAGATGAGAGTGAAAGGCGCTTTTGCAAAATATTCCAAGGTGGCTTCATCCTATCATAGAAGTGGAGCGGAAGTCGCAAGAGCAATTTTGAATGCTAACGGCCTGTTCCAGGTAGGAATTGAACAGGGAAGAGGTTTTCTAAGTGATCATTACGATCCAAGAACAAAAACAGTTCGCCTCTCACCAAATATATATCACGGACAATCAATCGCTTCTGCTGCTGTTGCAGCCCATGAGGTTGGACATGCAATCCAGGATGCGAACGGATATGCTTTTTTAAGGTTTAGGCATGCATTAGTTCCAGTAGCAAATATCGGTTCGAATTTTTCATGGATCCTGATTATGATTGGCTTTATAGCTCATATGAGCGGAATGATCCTGTTAGGAATCATTTTTATGGCCGCAGCAGTCGTATTCCAAGTGATTACACTTCCGGTAGAATTCAATGCATCCAGTCGGGCAATGGACCAAGTGGTATCCCTTGGGCTTATCAGCGGATCAGAAGAAAAACAAACAAGGAAGGTTTTAAATGCAGCGGCTCTTACCTATGTAGCTGCAGCAGCTGTTGCAGTCCTTGAATTAATAAGACTCATCCTGATTTATACAGGCATGAGCAGAAATGATTAA